One window from the genome of Verrucomicrobiia bacterium encodes:
- a CDS encoding MBOAT family protein — translation MSFNSPAFLVFFPVVTLLYFLFPHRLRWALLLAASCVFYMAFVPWYILILALTITVDYLAGLLLEKTEGKTRRRLLLIASLAA, via the coding sequence ATGTCCTTCAATTCCCCGGCGTTTTTAGTCTTTTTCCCCGTCGTGACGCTGCTTTATTTTTTGTTTCCTCATCGTCTCCGCTGGGCGCTCCTGCTCGCCGCCAGCTGCGTTTTCTACATGGCGTTCGTGCCGTGGTATATCTTGATTCTCGCGCTGACGATCACGGTCGATTACCTGGCCGGCCTTCTCCTGGAAAAGACCGAGGGCAAAACGCGGCGGAGACTTTTGCTCATCGCAAGTCTCGCCGCGA
- a CDS encoding Crp/Fnr family transcriptional regulator, translating into MVDLKKIALFSGLSPTDFSLIKAYLREKSFPKGAIILSENAPCERIFIVQSGRIKLYRMTSSGREQILEILGPGDTCACNPGSMEWFCNATAEAMEASKVWFLARDQYVRMVQTNSKVSLTLNKLFADKLRCFGSLIEEVSLKDTKKRLVKFILDMPAPGSSGAVPSIRFTQEELAQRIGAARETIARHLQQLKKAKLIDIKPRQILILDRPGLEKLLA; encoded by the coding sequence ATGGTAGACCTTAAAAAGATTGCCCTTTTCAGCGGCTTGTCTCCCACGGATTTTTCCCTGATCAAAGCCTATCTTCGCGAAAAATCTTTTCCGAAAGGGGCAATTATCCTTTCCGAAAACGCGCCGTGCGAGCGGATTTTTATCGTGCAGTCCGGCCGGATCAAACTCTACAGGATGACCTCTTCCGGGAGAGAGCAGATTCTCGAAATTTTGGGCCCCGGCGACACCTGCGCCTGCAACCCTGGTTCCATGGAATGGTTTTGCAATGCGACCGCTGAAGCCATGGAAGCGTCGAAGGTGTGGTTTCTTGCCCGTGACCAGTATGTCCGCATGGTCCAGACGAATTCAAAAGTCAGCCTCACCCTGAACAAGCTGTTCGCCGACAAGCTCCGCTGTTTCGGTTCCCTCATCGAAGAAGTTTCCCTCAAAGACACCAAAAAACGTCTTGTGAAGTTCATTCTCGACATGCCTGCGCCGGGATCTTCCGGCGCGGTTCCTTCCATTAGGTTTACGCAGGAAGAGCTTGCCCAGAGAATCGGCGCAGCACGGGAAACAATAGCCAGGCATCTTCAGCAGCTCAAAAAGGCGAAGTTGATCGACATCAAACCCCGCCAAATCCTGATCCTCGACCGGCCGGGCCTCGAAAAGCTTCTGGCCTGA